From Meiothermus sp. QL-1, the proteins below share one genomic window:
- a CDS encoding MarR family winged helix-turn-helix transcriptional regulator encodes MKTLEKDLETRLAEDHHQAIRLWLRMLTCTNLITGKIRRRLRQAFRTTLPRFDLLAQLERHPEGLRMGELSRRMMVTTGNVTGITDQLEAEGLVRREVDPNDRRSYIVKLTPEGRRAFGEMARVHEGWVIEFFEGLSPEEKETLYALLGKLKRHLNSKEVQ; translated from the coding sequence GTGAAAACCCTGGAAAAGGACCTCGAGACCCGCTTAGCCGAAGACCACCACCAGGCCATTAGGCTCTGGCTGCGGATGCTCACCTGCACCAACCTGATAACCGGGAAGATCCGCCGCCGCCTGCGCCAGGCCTTTCGCACCACCCTGCCCCGTTTCGACCTTCTGGCCCAGCTCGAGCGCCACCCCGAGGGGCTCCGGATGGGCGAGCTTTCCCGGCGGATGATGGTCACCACCGGCAACGTGACCGGCATCACCGACCAGCTCGAGGCCGAGGGTTTGGTGCGGCGGGAGGTGGACCCCAACGACCGGCGCTCCTACATCGTCAAGCTCACCCCAGAGGGGAGGCGGGCCTTTGGCGAGATGGCCCGGGTGCACGAGGGCTGGGTTATCGAGTTCTTCGAGGGCCTCTCCCCGGAGGAAAAGGAGACCCTGTACGCCCTCTTGGGCAAGCTCAAGCGACACCTCAACAGCAAGGAGGTCCAATGA
- a CDS encoding SDR family NAD(P)-dependent oxidoreductase: MRPLEGRHALVTGASRGIGAAIAALLAKAGARLTLLGRNRAALSEQAQRLGGTVHLEVCDVTRPEEVRRALAGAEAALGPVHILVNNAGQAQSQPFLKTELELWQRMLEVNLTGAFLCTQAALPGMLSAGWGRIVNIASTAGLKGYPYVAAYCAAKHGLVGLTRALAIELAQKNITVNAVCPGYTETALLEESLARIAERTGRSVAEARGTLARSNPQNRFVRPEEVAEAVLWLCLPGSGAVSGQAIAVAGGEV, translated from the coding sequence ATGAGACCCCTGGAAGGCCGCCACGCCCTGGTCACCGGCGCAAGCCGGGGCATTGGGGCGGCCATCGCGGCCCTGCTGGCCAAGGCAGGGGCCCGCCTCACCCTGCTCGGGCGCAACCGGGCCGCGCTCTCGGAGCAGGCCCAAAGACTTGGAGGAACCGTGCACCTAGAGGTCTGCGATGTGACCCGGCCCGAGGAGGTCCGGCGGGCCCTCGCGGGGGCCGAGGCCGCTTTGGGGCCGGTGCACATCCTGGTCAACAACGCCGGCCAGGCGCAGAGCCAGCCCTTTCTCAAAACCGAGCTGGAGCTGTGGCAGCGGATGCTCGAGGTGAACCTGACCGGGGCCTTCCTCTGCACCCAGGCCGCCCTGCCGGGGATGCTTTCGGCGGGGTGGGGGCGGATCGTGAACATCGCCAGCACCGCCGGGCTCAAGGGCTACCCCTATGTGGCCGCCTACTGCGCGGCCAAGCACGGCCTGGTGGGCCTGACCCGCGCCCTGGCGATAGAGCTGGCCCAGAAGAACATCACCGTGAATGCGGTCTGCCCCGGCTACACCGAGACCGCTTTGCTGGAGGAAAGCCTGGCCCGCATCGCCGAGAGAACCGGGCGGAGTGTGGCCGAGGCCCGGGGCACTTTAGCGCGGAGCAACCCCCAAAACCGCTTCGTGCGCCCGGAGGAGGTGGCCGAGGCGGTGCTCTGGCTCTGCCTGCCCGGCTCGGGGGCCGTGAGCGGCCAGGCCATTGCGGTGGCCGGAGGTGAGGTGTGA